A genomic region of Chitinispirillales bacterium contains the following coding sequences:
- the pdxA gene encoding 4-hydroxythreonine-4-phosphate dehydrogenase PdxA, with protein sequence MKPILAITMGDPAGIGAEVILKAFSHKDFFENYKCLVIGEKRVLEFYRETLKINSPEIKTISQPSEYESGKICVIDIPVAGNDFETGKVSAKCGEASFQYIEKSINSAKNGEIDAVITCPINKEALHLSGHNYPGHTEIFAEKYDSENFTMLFKVENVSVVHCTTHCSLRQAIDLISTQKVKQNILLLNEALMSFGIKNPRIAVSGLNPHAGENGLFGREEIERINPAVEWAKQNGINANGAFAPDTVFVSAFNGNYDGVVSMLHDHGFVALKSRDFESGVNITVGLPVIRTSVGHGTAFDIAGKGVSNEKSLLFAIDDANRMAKFKEKL encoded by the coding sequence ATGAAACCGATTTTGGCGATAACTATGGGCGACCCCGCCGGTATCGGAGCGGAGGTGATTCTTAAAGCGTTTTCTCATAAAGATTTTTTTGAAAATTACAAATGTTTGGTGATAGGTGAAAAACGTGTTTTGGAATTTTACAGAGAAACCCTTAAAATAAATTCACCGGAAATTAAAACAATTTCGCAGCCGAGCGAATATGAAAGCGGAAAAATCTGCGTTATTGATATTCCCGTCGCAGGAAACGACTTTGAAACCGGTAAAGTTTCGGCAAAATGCGGAGAAGCTTCATTTCAATATATAGAAAAATCGATAAATTCGGCAAAGAACGGTGAAATCGACGCGGTAATTACCTGCCCGATTAACAAGGAAGCGTTGCATTTATCAGGGCATAATTATCCGGGGCATACCGAAATTTTTGCAGAGAAGTACGACTCAGAAAATTTTACTATGCTTTTTAAGGTAGAAAACGTTTCGGTTGTTCATTGCACGACTCATTGTTCGTTGCGTCAAGCGATTGATTTGATTTCGACGCAAAAAGTAAAGCAAAACATTCTTCTTTTGAATGAGGCGCTTATGTCTTTCGGGATAAAAAATCCTAGGATCGCGGTCTCAGGGTTAAATCCGCACGCGGGTGAAAACGGGCTTTTCGGCAGAGAAGAAATTGAGCGTATAAATCCCGCGGTAGAATGGGCGAAACAAAACGGAATAAATGCAAACGGCGCATTTGCGCCGGACACGGTATTTGTTTCGGCGTTCAACGGAAATTACGACGGAGTCGTATCAATGCTTCACGATCACGGATTTGTTGCGTTGAAATCCCGTGATTTTGAATCCGGCGTAAATATCACCGTCGGACTGCCGGTAATTCGTACGTCGGTAGGACATGGAACCGCCTTTGATATAGCCGGAAAGGGTGTTTCAAACGAAAAAAGTTTACTTTTCGCAATCGACGATGCAAACAGGATGGCAAAATTTAAGGAAAAACTCTGA
- a CDS encoding PIN domain-containing protein, protein MKRPKIYLETSVISYLDQQGSSEQTADTLKFWEKAQEGEYDIFVSPVVMEEIKSYNAEKSFIIQKHMDKVCINLLPESKEVEELAKLYAEGRILTERNFDDCKHIAYACVYNCDMIVSWNFRCIVNYKTICEVKSVNAVAGYREMGVYTPTMLI, encoded by the coding sequence ATGAAAAGACCCAAGATATATCTTGAAACGTCGGTAATAAGTTATCTTGACCAGCAGGGCTCTTCAGAACAAACAGCCGATACGCTTAAATTTTGGGAAAAAGCGCAAGAAGGCGAATACGATATTTTCGTGTCTCCGGTAGTGATGGAAGAAATTAAAAGTTATAACGCCGAGAAATCTTTCATTATACAAAAACATATGGATAAAGTTTGTATAAATTTATTGCCTGAAAGCAAAGAAGTGGAAGAATTGGCAAAATTATACGCCGAAGGTAGAATTTTGACGGAAAGAAATTTTGATGACTGCAAACATATCGCTTACGCTTGTGTTTATAACTGTGATATGATTGTTTCTTGGAATTTCAGGTGTATTGTAAATTACAAAACTATTTGCGAAGTTAAAAGCGTTAATGCGGTTGCGGGATACAGGGAAATGGGGGTTTATACTCCTACTATGCTTATATAA
- a CDS encoding pseudouridine synthase: MPKLILFNKPYFVLSKFRDEQKRKTLADFLKIPHVYPCGRLDYDSEGLILLTDLGWLQNLISSPKHKLPKTYLVQVEGEISNEAIEKLSKGALLRDGKTLPAKAKKIPVPSLWERTPPIRFRKNIPDSWIEITICEGKNRQVRRMTAAVGFATLRLVRKSIGSLSIDGIKNGEYKEIVCPTNMREARTLLTIGEN; the protein is encoded by the coding sequence ATGCCAAAGTTAATTCTGTTTAACAAACCATATTTTGTTCTTTCAAAATTTAGAGACGAACAGAAAAGAAAGACGCTTGCCGATTTTCTGAAAATTCCTCATGTATATCCTTGCGGGCGGCTTGATTACGATTCCGAAGGACTTATTTTGCTTACGGATTTGGGTTGGCTGCAAAATTTAATTTCGTCGCCGAAACATAAACTTCCCAAAACATATTTGGTTCAAGTAGAAGGTGAGATTTCTAACGAAGCGATAGAAAAATTGAGTAAAGGAGCGCTTTTACGAGACGGGAAAACGCTTCCGGCAAAAGCAAAGAAAATACCTGTTCCTTCTTTATGGGAAAGGACGCCGCCGATACGTTTCCGTAAAAATATTCCGGACAGTTGGATTGAAATTACAATTTGCGAAGGTAAAAACCGTCAGGTTCGCCGAATGACCGCTGCGGTCGGTTTTGCGACATTGCGGCTTGTAAGAAAAAGTATCGGAAGTTTAAGCATAGACGGAATTAAAAACGGAGAATACAAAGAAATTGTTTGCCCGACGAACATGAGAGAAGCAAGAACTCTGTTGACGATAGGGGAGAACTAA
- a CDS encoding glycosyltransferase family 4 protein, with amino-acid sequence MNILIFNWRDIRHPRAGGAEIHMHGIFEPIAKSGNEVIVISSSFIGCEREENINEIKIIRVGSETTYPLEVWKNFKKYEKRFLPDIIYEVFNKLPLFTPLLTSRPKLIQMHHLWLTSIFHEAPFPVASVVWLGEQMLRFFYRKEQFAIVSDSAKKELKYYGIKDERIKIIYCGINYDFYVPAAERNVEKNGKYLFYIGRLQKYKGVLDICEAFEKISGKFPDLKLKIAGSGTFRERLQKWIEKHNLSERILLLGFICEDEKLRLLQHAYLLVQPSFKEGWGLTVIESNACGVPVVANNAPGLCDSVSDAKTGLLYKFGDVDDAAKKISMLLEDSQKYAQLSLNCRDWAKKFKWQTASDETFDLLKKVISKDLCQS; translated from the coding sequence GTGAACATACTGATTTTTAACTGGCGCGACATAAGGCATCCACGGGCGGGCGGCGCTGAAATTCATATGCACGGAATTTTTGAACCGATTGCAAAATCAGGCAACGAAGTAATTGTAATTTCGTCGAGCTTTATCGGCTGTGAACGTGAAGAAAACATAAACGAAATTAAAATTATTCGCGTCGGCAGTGAAACTACGTATCCGCTTGAGGTGTGGAAAAATTTCAAAAAATATGAAAAACGGTTTTTGCCTGATATAATTTACGAAGTGTTTAACAAATTGCCGCTTTTTACTCCGTTACTGACCAGCCGTCCAAAACTTATTCAAATGCATCACCTTTGGCTGACGTCAATTTTTCATGAAGCGCCGTTCCCGGTAGCAAGCGTCGTGTGGCTCGGAGAACAAATGCTGCGCTTTTTTTACCGAAAGGAGCAGTTTGCGATTGTCAGCGATTCCGCAAAAAAAGAATTAAAATATTACGGAATAAAAGACGAACGAATTAAAATAATTTATTGCGGCATAAACTACGATTTTTACGTTCCCGCAGCAGAAAGAAACGTTGAGAAAAACGGAAAATATTTATTTTATATCGGGCGATTGCAAAAATACAAAGGCGTTTTGGATATTTGTGAAGCGTTTGAAAAAATATCAGGGAAATTTCCAGATTTGAAATTGAAAATCGCGGGGAGCGGAACGTTTAGGGAAAGACTGCAAAAATGGATTGAAAAGCACAATTTAAGCGAAAGAATTTTACTTTTGGGATTTATTTGTGAAGACGAAAAACTGCGTTTGCTGCAACACGCTTATTTACTTGTTCAACCAAGTTTCAAAGAAGGATGGGGACTTACCGTTATCGAATCAAACGCCTGCGGAGTTCCTGTTGTCGCAAATAACGCGCCTGGATTGTGCGATAGCGTAAGTGACGCAAAAACTGGGCTTTTGTATAAGTTCGGCGACGTTGACGACGCGGCGAAGAAAATAAGCATGTTGCTTGAAGACTCTCAAAAATATGCGCAACTTTCTTTGAATTGCAGAGATTGGGCTAAAAAATTCAAGTGGCAGACCGCTTCCGACGAGACATTTGATTTGCTTAAAAAAGTTATCTCAAAAGATTTATGCCAAAGTTAA
- a CDS encoding HEPN domain-containing protein has product MFVAKHLFYEVSPKQLYISCFHCQQCTEKILKAVLLSFDWELLKIHDLNMLCNLCIERGGSFFVKRN; this is encoded by the coding sequence TTGTTTGTGGCGAAACATCTTTTTTATGAAGTAAGTCCGAAACAATTATATATTTCCTGTTTTCATTGTCAGCAATGTACGGAAAAAATATTGAAAGCGGTTTTGTTAAGTTTTGATTGGGAATTGTTAAAAATCCACGATTTGAATATGTTGTGTAATTTATGTATTGAACGAGGCGGTTCTTTTTTTGTAAAACGAAATTAA